A stretch of DNA from Xyrauchen texanus isolate HMW12.3.18 chromosome 36, RBS_HiC_50CHRs, whole genome shotgun sequence:
ttaAACCACTTTTGTTGAATaattttaagctgcctttatatgctttttggagtttcaaagttttggaccccattcacctgcattgtatggacctacagagcttcttctaaaaacaattgtttgtgttctgcagaagaaagaaagtcaaacacatctgggatggcattaggatgagtaaatgataagagaattgacatttttgggggaactaatcctttaacttttaaaatacagcCAAATTAAGTATAAAGGTCTTATAGACTTAGAAGAGCTTCTTATACCTTGAACTGGGTGCAGGTGTTGATTTCACAAAGCCTGGTAATGCAGTGGAGGTAGTAGGTGGAGATGGTCTGGTTCTGCTGCTCTACAAAACGGAAGGCTGGGAAGCTGAAGCGGGCCTTCTGGCTGTCCCCGTTCTCCAACAAGGTGGTCATCTGATCCTTTGAGCACCTttgtaagaaaaaataaattcacaaataAACTTTACAGGACTAGACACGATAGAACATAGGATATGTAGAAAATATAGAGAAAAATATTTCATTGCAtactcagaattttttttttgtaacatttgTAAACTTCCAGATAAACTATATAAGAAATATGTTAATAACAAATTCCCAATGCTGTCTTTTGAAACcttatataaacatattttgaAATGACTAAATTAATTCCAATAATACAAGCATTGTTCATATTTGACTAACACATAAATATTGcatcaatattaataaaaaaataaccgtCATTGTGTACTTACGGTACAAAGAGATTGAAAAAGGTTGAATTGGAGGGTAGGGCTGAGATAGAGGCATAGCATCGGTCCAGCAGAATATGGTAcctgtggaggaagtagagaacagcTTAAGCCAACTTGTTATACACACTAATGGAAGGATATCTAAGAAGAAAAACCAACAAATGTCACTCACTGTGATGTCAGGTTTGCAGCAATGACTTGCACGTAAATTTTAGCCCTGAGCTCAATACCCAGAGATGGGACTATGAGTGGAGTAGTGTAGTTCACATCCTGGAGAGTATAAAAAATAGTTAAAAGATTAAATACTTGGCACAGAGAATATATGACAagcaatatatttttgtaatttggaAAACATTGGCTTTTcccaaatgtatcattttaactGTACATACTTTAAAGAGCTGCATGCTCAAAGTGCTAATGAAGCTTCCGTTTTTGTCCTTCACTGCAATGGAGGAGGATGACCTGTAGAGGGAGGTAAAGATTAGACATTAGAAGTGCCTTGGACTCTTTACAGTAGATCGAGTATGTACAGCTGCAGGCTGGTGACCTCCAATATGGGGGTATATCCAAAAGGGGCGGGGTCACTTCTAAAGGGtcggggttactccaaaagtgtgtatcactttcactcaaggttaaggttagggaaagggttaggttaggggctccctatatttCTTCAATGACGAGTTGGATCTTAGGCCcatttttggagcaatgcctgcagctatacccttctaTAAAGATTCTACATTCAAGCTGCATATTCATTATGTTTAATATGTGAGAACCTTTATGGGACAGTCCAAAGGTTAAAGCCTATGAACTTTTCTTGTGCTTTCATCAAAGCGTCCACTTTCAAGAGCAGCACTGATTTaagaatacttaaaaaaaataaaaagagcttACACATCCACTTGTGTATTGTTGATCAGGTATTCGAGTGGGTATGCACAGGagtaaaaatatttcagctcggcATTGTAGGTCACTGTTCCGACTGTGGGGTCGAAAGATCGGATCACCCCACTGATGTTAACCGTCTGGATGTTAGAGAAGTCAGAGAATGCGCCGGTGCCTGGAGCGCTGGTGGTCTAAAATataaatggataaaaataaaactaagtacgcatgcacagagagagagaacaaaacaaaGGCAAATGAGCTAGAGATAGTGAGAAAGGGAAAATCAATTCACCCCTTTAAAAGTCATCTCACAAGATTCCAATTAACTTATTTCAAGAAATGTTCACTTTAAACATTTGGAATACTATTAAAAGAGACTCAGTAACTGGTCTGCATGGGATTAGAattaaggggccattcacaccgaacATGTTTTTGCAACGGTCTGcaatgtttttgaatgtttttttctatgtaaacaagagCTTAACGGACTTCTTTAAAAGCACATTTCGAGACAACTGCAATCTATTCTGTTTTGTGCGTTGTGAGGTGTCAAGATCTTTTAAGCACAAGAACGTGTTCAATCTGAATGGCCCCCAAACACTGCCCCCTTTTGGTTAGAATCAATAATCAGCGTAGGTGTAGCTTCGGATCTGACAATACTTACTAAGAAGACGCTGCCACAGGCGTCCAGTTGTCTGAGTGGGAAACTGAAGCGCAAGACAGGTGGAGTTACAGACGCATCCAAAGTTCCTCGACACAGCGGGTCATTTGCAATTTGGTTCAGAATCAACAAACTCTCATTATATCCTGTGTAAATGACTGGGCAAACCTGGATTGCCAAATTTATAGATTGGGTCCCACAAGTCACTGCAATGTCAGTATACTCTGTCAAGGCAAAGATATCCTTGTTAGACTGTGATGCTCCTGGATAATTGTCTTACAAATGGCACTTAATAATTTGGttagatatttttaaagcagTTGGAAAAAATTATACGAGAAAAACACTTAGGTTGCACAAGGGAAATACCTGGACGCCTGAAGTAATTTCCACAATCATTTAAAGAGAGAGCCAGATGACCCTGAATGAGTGTTCCCAAAATCAAGAGGTGGAGTAGAGCCATGTCAGTTATCTTACCTTCATAAATTTCaagctgaataaaaaaaatagcctCAAACAAACTAAGCCCTATTAGAACACAAGAAAAAGTCCCTAATGCCTTAATAGTTCTTGAAGGTATTCCTGCTGTTTATGGTAAGTTCCCTTACTGTTCCTCCTCAACTTGGCTGCTGGATTAAGTTTGACTAGCTTCACCATGttctttatatatatgtataacagATGTTAGTAAGAGCATTGCTGCAGGATTGGACCAAAACAAGGTCATTTGCCGTTTGGTATGGTTGCTTAAGGTATGGAGTTCTTAAGAACAATTCACTTTTGTGGATAAGGTCCTTTACCTTCAGGCAAATAATGAAACCTTAAACATTACCTTCAAAGTTAGACCATATACAGTGACCACTGTCTTTGTCATTTATTATGGCACTTGAACATCCTCGAACGTACTAAGATGTAATTTCATAAACTAAGTCCAAACTCTATTGAAGACGCACACAATGTGTGAGAGTCCCTCTTCTCTTTGACCTTAAAATGCAACTCTGTCACTGTGACATCTGATTGTGAATGTCTTTTCTTTGGAATTGTGAATGTCTTTGTGAATGTCACATTTTTGGACATTGACTGGAATTCAATCATAgtgatgttccctttacaaaaggcttcactacgatgttgcgctgctaagcgctacggggggaacagctttagctgtgagccgagctgaataatgtgtggaacacgtcaatgaacattgaccggaatttatagcctcggctgatgtaatcattagatgcacctgcggccaggctataaatggacacgtcaccaggtgtcgtcagaaactcttttttcagagcgattctgtttctgtggtTCACACACGCTGTCAaaattttctttcctctgttaggagatataatcagacagtgtgcagtgaacgttgttctttttctcttctgtttggaaaatattatatatatatatttctaaaaaaaaagagagaatgactgaaagcaaacggtgcgtgttcccctattctcgctctatagctgaagacgacacacatcagtttttgctgtttgtttgggggtaagagcacgctgctctcgcgttgcagcagggtgggtgcgagcactgcgatttgctttaacaggc
This window harbors:
- the si:ch211-229d2.5 gene encoding zona pellucida-like domain-containing protein 1, encoding MALLHLLILGTLIQGHLALSLNDCGNYFRRPEYTDIAVTCGTQSINLAIQVCPVIYTGYNESLLILNQIANDPLCRGTLDASVTPPVLRFSFPLRQLDACGSVFLTTSAPGTGAFSDFSNIQTVNISGVIRSFDPTVGTVTYNAELKYFYSCAYPLEYLINNTQVDVSSSSIAVKDKNGSFISTLSMQLFKDVNYTTPLIVPSLGIELRAKIYVQVIAANLTSQYHILLDRCYASISALPSNSTFFNLFVPCSKDQMTTLLENGDSQKARFSFPAFRFVEQQNQTISTYYLHCITRLCEINTCTQFKQCNGRRRRDTQTTTIQDGVSDTTLITSGPIKTRMDTPVTSKEEALTGVQKDSNRSPVGLTIALAVLVIVGSIAALLAVLFYRKLRMLR